A genomic segment from Aegilops tauschii subsp. strangulata cultivar AL8/78 chromosome 1, Aet v6.0, whole genome shotgun sequence encodes:
- the LOC109780550 gene encoding uncharacterized protein isoform X2 → MGRPRKTKAKAGGAEASSPALSIGNCKVEIHGSGLRCVSTEQNLTISGTRGAKILITVDGARSSSDGTGEGSDFILLNPNEADSLNKSLLQEVLRLYKKELPTMDYAADTGRKSGFLEKCIMNGKYKTLILRPSSLDGPEEIIAAVSYQIVPADTQYAEIPLAAVTSPFQRVGFGHLLYKELSQRLHNVGVTNIFCWADKVSEGFWLKQGFVSVGEVDTKGKIRRIPVRADIKRALCFPGSSTLMVTHIKKDLPTMSKNSLAELQTSQLHAVVPDSISPGDMNTVVPSCEKLSPQTTGCHKVSKTAKVVRNEASAGSEGCSLSDQQPKKRTYESSSSSLKSKRVRCSGHTDHTQDMRQNDICDKSLTINSTPLTPSMVVHVDNKISGDAKATTCSNGRPSVMLMNIADETKKTRLTEVVETLGGVVTCEGSSCTHVVTGKARRTMNFCIALSSGAWIVSPNWLKQSFKQGKFVGEAEHVLDDEEYKMKYKSEMRDAVMRAKERPCLLFSGYTFCLTKHIEPSPGVLSPVIKSSGGKIISKLDEIDEPSKTIFLACEEGMELAMDAAKRGIKTFSSEWLMTCVMRQEVDLDAPPFAESL, encoded by the exons ATGGGAAGACCGCGGAAGACGAAGGCGAAGGCCGGCGGCGCCGAGGCCTCGTCCCCCGCCCTCTCCATCG GCAACTGCAAGGTGGAGATCCACGGGAGCGGCCTAAGGTGCGTGTCCACGGAGCAGAATCTCACCATTTCGGGAACCAGGGGCGCGAAGATCTTGATCACTG TCGATGGAGCCAGGAGTTCTTCGGATGGGACTG GTGAGGGTTCTGATTTCATCCTTCTGAACCCCAATGAGGCGGATAGCCTAAATAAATCTTTGCTCCAG GAAGTTCTGAGGCTTTATAAGAAGGAACTTCCAACTATGGACTATGCTGCTGACACTGGGAGAAAATCAGGATTTCTTGAAAAATGCATAATGAATGG GAAGTACAAGACACTAATTCTGAGGCCTAGTTCACTTGATGGGCCTGAAGAG ATCATAGCTGCTGTATCATATCAGATAGTGCCAGCTGACACACAATATGCTGAAATACCCCTGGCAGCCGTGACATCGCCTTTTCAACGTGTG GGTTTTGGTCATCTGTTGTATAAGGAACTTAGCCAGCGTCTTCACAATGTTGGTGTTACCAATATATTCTGTTGGGCAGATAAGGTCTCTGAAGGATTTTGGCTTAAACAG GGTTTTGTGTCTGTTGGAGAGGTGGATACTAAAGGTAAGATTCGCAGAATTCCAGTAAGGGCTGATATCAAGAGAGCATTATGCTTTCCAGGCAGTTCAACACTTATGGTTACACATATTAAGAAGGATTTGCCAACTATGTCCAAAAATTCACTGGCAGAATTGCAAACTTCTCAGCTCCATGCCGTGGTACCAGATA GCATCTCTCCTGGTGATATGAATACTGTAGTTCCCTCCTGTGAAAAGTTGTCTCCCCAGACCACTGGATGCCACAAAGTCAGCAAGACTGCAAAAGTAGTAAGAAATGAAGCTTCTGCTGGTAGTGAAGGATGCTCATTATCTGATCAACAACCAAAGAAACGGACATATGAATCCTCATCGTCTTCACTGAAGTCAAAAAGAGTAAGATGCAGCGGTCACACTGACCATACACAAGACATGAGACAGAATGATATCTGTGACAAATCTCTGACCATAAATAGCACACCTTTGACTCCTAGTATGGTAGTCCACGTTGACAACAAAATATCAGGAGATGCTAAGGCCACTACCTGTTCCAATGGAAGGCCTTCAGTTATGCTCATGAATATTGCAGATGAAACAAAGAAGACGCGGCTTACAGAG GTAGTTGAAACGCTTGGGGGAGTTGTTACGTGCGAAGGAAGTTCATGCACACATGTCGTTACTGGAAAAGCTCGAAGGACTATGAACTTTTGTATTGCTTTGAGCTCTGG GGCTTGGATAGTTTCTCCAAACTGGCTGAAACAGAGCTTCAAACAAGGGAAATTTGTAG GTGAAGCAGAACATGTTCTGGATGATGAAGAATATAAGATGAAGTACAAGTCTGAAATGAGAGATGCGGTTATGAGGGCTAAAGAGAGGCCTTGCTTGTTATTTTCTGGCTACACTTTCTGTTTGACCAAGCACATCGAACCCTCTCCTGGTGTCCTCTCTCCAGTTATCAAATCCTCTGGTGGCAAG ATCATCAGTAAGCTCGATGAGATAGATGAGCCCTCAAAGACAATTTTCTTGGCATGTGAAGAAGGTATGGAGCTTGCAATGGATGCAGCAAAAAGAGGCATAAAGACATTCAGCAGTGAGTGGCTCATGACCTGTGTCATGAGGCAAGAGGTTGACCTTGACGCACCCCCGTTTGCAGAATCTCTCTGA
- the LOC109780550 gene encoding uncharacterized protein isoform X1 yields MGRPRKTKAKAGGAEASSPALSIGNCKVEIHGSGLRCVSTEQNLTISGTRGAKILITVDGARSSSDGTGEGSDFILLNPNEADSLNKSLLQEVLRLYKKELPTMDYAADTGRKSGFLEKCIMNGKYKTLILRPSSLDGPEEVWIKLKSSVTQIIAAVSYQIVPADTQYAEIPLAAVTSPFQRVGFGHLLYKELSQRLHNVGVTNIFCWADKVSEGFWLKQGFVSVGEVDTKGKIRRIPVRADIKRALCFPGSSTLMVTHIKKDLPTMSKNSLAELQTSQLHAVVPDSISPGDMNTVVPSCEKLSPQTTGCHKVSKTAKVVRNEASAGSEGCSLSDQQPKKRTYESSSSSLKSKRVRCSGHTDHTQDMRQNDICDKSLTINSTPLTPSMVVHVDNKISGDAKATTCSNGRPSVMLMNIADETKKTRLTEVVETLGGVVTCEGSSCTHVVTGKARRTMNFCIALSSGAWIVSPNWLKQSFKQGKFVGEAEHVLDDEEYKMKYKSEMRDAVMRAKERPCLLFSGYTFCLTKHIEPSPGVLSPVIKSSGGKIISKLDEIDEPSKTIFLACEEGMELAMDAAKRGIKTFSSEWLMTCVMRQEVDLDAPPFAESL; encoded by the exons ATGGGAAGACCGCGGAAGACGAAGGCGAAGGCCGGCGGCGCCGAGGCCTCGTCCCCCGCCCTCTCCATCG GCAACTGCAAGGTGGAGATCCACGGGAGCGGCCTAAGGTGCGTGTCCACGGAGCAGAATCTCACCATTTCGGGAACCAGGGGCGCGAAGATCTTGATCACTG TCGATGGAGCCAGGAGTTCTTCGGATGGGACTG GTGAGGGTTCTGATTTCATCCTTCTGAACCCCAATGAGGCGGATAGCCTAAATAAATCTTTGCTCCAG GAAGTTCTGAGGCTTTATAAGAAGGAACTTCCAACTATGGACTATGCTGCTGACACTGGGAGAAAATCAGGATTTCTTGAAAAATGCATAATGAATGG GAAGTACAAGACACTAATTCTGAGGCCTAGTTCACTTGATGGGCCTGAAGAG GTTTGGATAAAGTTAAAATCTTCTGTCACACAGATCATAGCTGCTGTATCATATCAGATAGTGCCAGCTGACACACAATATGCTGAAATACCCCTGGCAGCCGTGACATCGCCTTTTCAACGTGTG GGTTTTGGTCATCTGTTGTATAAGGAACTTAGCCAGCGTCTTCACAATGTTGGTGTTACCAATATATTCTGTTGGGCAGATAAGGTCTCTGAAGGATTTTGGCTTAAACAG GGTTTTGTGTCTGTTGGAGAGGTGGATACTAAAGGTAAGATTCGCAGAATTCCAGTAAGGGCTGATATCAAGAGAGCATTATGCTTTCCAGGCAGTTCAACACTTATGGTTACACATATTAAGAAGGATTTGCCAACTATGTCCAAAAATTCACTGGCAGAATTGCAAACTTCTCAGCTCCATGCCGTGGTACCAGATA GCATCTCTCCTGGTGATATGAATACTGTAGTTCCCTCCTGTGAAAAGTTGTCTCCCCAGACCACTGGATGCCACAAAGTCAGCAAGACTGCAAAAGTAGTAAGAAATGAAGCTTCTGCTGGTAGTGAAGGATGCTCATTATCTGATCAACAACCAAAGAAACGGACATATGAATCCTCATCGTCTTCACTGAAGTCAAAAAGAGTAAGATGCAGCGGTCACACTGACCATACACAAGACATGAGACAGAATGATATCTGTGACAAATCTCTGACCATAAATAGCACACCTTTGACTCCTAGTATGGTAGTCCACGTTGACAACAAAATATCAGGAGATGCTAAGGCCACTACCTGTTCCAATGGAAGGCCTTCAGTTATGCTCATGAATATTGCAGATGAAACAAAGAAGACGCGGCTTACAGAG GTAGTTGAAACGCTTGGGGGAGTTGTTACGTGCGAAGGAAGTTCATGCACACATGTCGTTACTGGAAAAGCTCGAAGGACTATGAACTTTTGTATTGCTTTGAGCTCTGG GGCTTGGATAGTTTCTCCAAACTGGCTGAAACAGAGCTTCAAACAAGGGAAATTTGTAG GTGAAGCAGAACATGTTCTGGATGATGAAGAATATAAGATGAAGTACAAGTCTGAAATGAGAGATGCGGTTATGAGGGCTAAAGAGAGGCCTTGCTTGTTATTTTCTGGCTACACTTTCTGTTTGACCAAGCACATCGAACCCTCTCCTGGTGTCCTCTCTCCAGTTATCAAATCCTCTGGTGGCAAG ATCATCAGTAAGCTCGATGAGATAGATGAGCCCTCAAAGACAATTTTCTTGGCATGTGAAGAAGGTATGGAGCTTGCAATGGATGCAGCAAAAAGAGGCATAAAGACATTCAGCAGTGAGTGGCTCATGACCTGTGTCATGAGGCAAGAGGTTGACCTTGACGCACCCCCGTTTGCAGAATCTCTCTGA
- the LOC109780552 gene encoding LOW QUALITY PROTEIN: uncharacterized protein (The sequence of the model RefSeq protein was modified relative to this genomic sequence to represent the inferred CDS: deleted 2 bases in 2 codons), giving the protein MASKLVVLGIPWDVDTEGLKEYMSKFGPLDDCIVMKDRSSGRSRGFGYVTFSSVEDAKNVVNSEHILGDRTLEVKIATPKEEMRAPGNKKATRIFVARIPQSVDESMFRRHFQTFGEITDLYMPKELGSKEHRGIGFVTFRSAECVDNVMQENHEIDGTTVVVDRATPKQDEEVRHPPRRGGGAQGEGGYGSYNAYITAATRYAALGVPTLYDHPGPAYGRGYLNEPPVSSKKIFIGRLPQEANTDDLWDYFGRFGRIVDAYIPKDPKKSGHRGFGFVTFAEDGVADRVARRSHEILGQEVAVDSAAPVEGGPSRGGYIEPPGPYGAYSPMMSYGQFSGSLGYDCRVLPSDQFLLATHLLSPLSTSSNNLSWRLENPAFTAELDVTRGPSYGRFVSSVRDQLVLHAGAMRHLELVLLPPQSEDPGKAPWIGVMLRCGPRQSALLRICADNLYISAYRSSDGLWSEFLGGSLIAGAKPLSFADSYGNMARVAKAALTLGKEELEAAAERLTASAGTQQEIARSLMTMSVMVSEAIRFRSVGDALGHMMCNAARRGVLPAHMVEQVKNWRSLSEYWLGAVLYAQPFLPYIEADGSQHYGHIPQHLLAPAKIDCQDHAMMALGVALNRQRGLQDKHKAALDEHWRAVRAHARKLDRERASASST; this is encoded by the exons ATGGCTTCAAAGCTTGTG GTTCTTGGAATCCCCTGGGACGTGGATACAGAAGGATTAAAAGAGTACATGAGCAAGTTTGGCCCCCTGGATGATTGCATTGTTATGAAG GATCGCTCATCTGGTCGATCTCGTGGTTTTGGATACGTGACGTTTTCATCAGTAGAGGATGCAAAG AATGTCGTTAACTCTGAGCATATTCTTGGAGACCGAACTCTGGAAGTGAAGATAGCGACTCCCAAG GAAGAAATGCGAGCTCCAGGAAACAAGAAAGCTACTAGGATATTTGTTGCTCGGATTCCACAGTCTGTGGATGAGTCAATGTTTCGCAG GCATTTTCAAACTTTTGGAGAAATAACAGATCTTTATATGCCCAAG GAACTGGGTTCAAAAGAACATCGTGGAATTGGGTTTGTCACTTTCCGGAGTGCAG AATGCGTGGACAATGTCATGCAAGAAAATCATGAGATTGATGGCACAACCGTTGTTGTTGATCGTGCAACTCCGAAG CAGGATGAAGAAGTCAGGCACCCTCCAAGGAGGGGGGGAGGAGCACAGGGCGAGGGTGGTTATGGCTCATACAATGCATACATTACAGCTGCTACCAGATATGCAGCTCTGGGCGTACCAACACTGTATGATCATCCTGGGCCAGCTTATGGAA GAGGTTACTTGAATGAGCCCCCTGTATCAAGCAAAAAGATATTTATTGGTAGACTCCCACAAGAAGCAAATACTGATGATTTATGGGATTATTTTGGCCGATTTGGCAGAATTGTGGATGCATACATTCCAAAG GATCCAAAAAAGAGCGGCCACCGTGGTTTTGGTTTTGTTACTTTTGCTGAGGACGGTGTAGCAGATCGTGTAGCGCGAAGAAGTCATGAAATTTTGGGACAGGAG GTTGCTGTAGACTCAGCTGCACCCGTTGAGGGTGGCCCCAGTCGAGGCGGTTACATTGAACCACCTGGGCCGTATGGAGCTTACAGCCCGATGATGTCTTATGGCCAGTTCTCTGGCAGTCTTGGTTATGAT TGCCGCGTGCTG CCAAGTGACCAGTTCTTGCTGGCTACCCATCTTCTTTCGCCGTTGTCAACCAGT TCAAATAATCTGTCATGGAGATTGGAGAACCCGGCGTTCACGGCGGAGCTGGACGTCACTCGGGGCCCATCCTACGGCAGGTTCGTCTCCAGCGTGCGCGACCAGCTCGTGCTCCACGCCGGCGCGATGCGCCACCTGGAGCTCGTCTTGCTTCCTCCCCAGTCAGAGGACCCCGGCAAGGCTCCATGGATCGGCGTCATGCTCCGATGCGGCCCCAGGCAATCGGCGCTGCTCCGGATATGCGCAGACAACCTCTACATCTCCGCTTACCGGAGCTCGGACGGTCTGTGGTCCGAGTTCCTCGGTGGCTCCCTAATCGCCGGCGCGAAGCCACTCTCGTTCGCCGATAGCTACGGCAACATGGCGAGAGTGGCCAAGGCGGCACTCACCCTGGGCAAGGAGGAGCTCGAAGCCGCGGCGGAGCGCCTCACGGCCAGCGCCGGCACCCAGCAGGAGATCGCAAGATCGCTGATGACCATGTCGGTGATGGTTAGCGAAGCCATCAGGTTCAGGAGCGTCGGCGACGCGCTCGGGCACATGATGTGCAACGCCGCCCGGCGAGGGGTGCTGCCGGCGCACATGGTGGAGCAGGTGAAGAACTGGAGGAGCCTGTCCGAGTACTGGCTCGGGGCCGTCCTCTACGCCCAGCCGTTCCTGCCGTACATAGAGGCCGACGGTAGTCAGCACTATGGCCACATCCCCCAGCACCTGCTCGCGCCGGCGAAGATCGACTGCCAGGACCACGCCATGATGGCGCTCGGCGTCGCGCTGAACCGGCAGAGGGGGCTGCAGGACAAGCACAAGGCGGCGCTCGACGAGCACTGGCGCGCCGTGAGAGCCCACGCCCGCAAGCTTGACAGGGAAAGAGCATCTGCATCCAGTACATGA